The genomic DNA TGCCTATTATCATGCTCGGTTAATTTAAATATTCGTAATTTTTAACAATTACAACTCGCAGTTTGTCGCTATTTTAGTACACTATTATGTAATTTTCCTACATTTTGGTTTGAGAGGCTTTGGATCATGGCAACAGGTAAAACCGCGGTATTACTGATTTTAGATGGATTTGGCTACAGCGAGACATCTAAATCAAACGCAATTGAACAAGCGAATACACCCAACTGGGACCGTTTATGGTCTGTTTACCCTCATAGCTTGATTCAAACGTCTGGCATGGCCGTAGGACTTCCCGATGGACAAATGGGGAATTCAGAAGTCGGTCATATGAATCTAGGGGCTGGCCGTACGGTTTATCAGCAACTAACAAGAGTCACAAAAGCCATTAAAGACGGTGATTTCTTTGAAAACCCTGTGTTAACTGGGGCGGTCGATGCGGCGCTAGATGCAGGCGGCGCGGTACATATTATGGGGCTGCTTTCGCCAGGCGGCGTTCATTCACATGAAGACCATATTCATGCCATGGTTGATCTAGCGGTACAACGTGGTGCGAAAAAAGTTTTTGTTCATGCCTTCTTAGACGGACGAGATACTCCACCTCGCAGTGCTTTAAAGTCTATTGAGGCTTTAGAAGCTAAACTAGAAAAACTGGGCGTTGGCGGTATTGTTTCGCTAATTGGTCGTTACTACGCAATGGATCGAGATAATCGCTGGGAACGTGTTCAGGCTGCTTATAATTTATTGTTTAAAGGTGAAGCGGATATCGTAGCCAGTACGCCTATGGATGCGCTGCACGCTGCCTATGAACAAGATAAAGACGATGAGTTCATGCCGGCTGCATCTGTTCGTGCTGATTCAACAAACCCTATCACCATTAATGACGGTGATGCGGTTGTATTTATGAATTTTAGACCCGACAGAGCGCGTGAATTGGCCCGCGCAATTATAGACGATGGTTTAGAATCGGATCTAGATCGCAGTGTTCGTCCTAAGCTATCGAGCTTTGTTACCTTAACAGAGTACGCCGGTGACATCCCGTGTGAAGTTGCATACCCGCCAGAGAATTTAGTGAACACCATTGGCGAAGTTGTCGCTAATAGTGGCGGCAAGCAATTACGCATCGCTGAAACTGAAAAATACGCACATGTAACCTTTTTCTTCAGTGGCGGCCAAGAAACTGAATTTGAAGGTGAGAAGCGGATTCTTATTCCTTCACCTAAAGTGGCCACTTACGATTTGCAGCCGGAAATGAGCGCGCCAGAGGTGACTGAGAAGTTAGTCGATGCGATTGCGTCAAAAGAGTTCGATTTAATTGTTTGTAACTACGCCAATGGTGATATGGTTGGTCATACGGGTAAGCTCGATGCTGCAATAAAAGCCGTTGAAGCTCTTGATACAGCGGTAGATGCTGTGACAAAAGCGGCATTGGCAGCCGATGCTGAAGTGCTTATTACCGCCGATCACGGTAATGTTGAATTGATGGTCGACCCTAAAACGGGCGGCGCTGTG from Reinekea marina includes the following:
- the gpmI gene encoding 2,3-bisphosphoglycerate-independent phosphoglycerate mutase, whose amino-acid sequence is MATGKTAVLLILDGFGYSETSKSNAIEQANTPNWDRLWSVYPHSLIQTSGMAVGLPDGQMGNSEVGHMNLGAGRTVYQQLTRVTKAIKDGDFFENPVLTGAVDAALDAGGAVHIMGLLSPGGVHSHEDHIHAMVDLAVQRGAKKVFVHAFLDGRDTPPRSALKSIEALEAKLEKLGVGGIVSLIGRYYAMDRDNRWERVQAAYNLLFKGEADIVASTPMDALHAAYEQDKDDEFMPAASVRADSTNPITINDGDAVVFMNFRPDRARELARAIIDDGLESDLDRSVRPKLSSFVTLTEYAGDIPCEVAYPPENLVNTIGEVVANSGGKQLRIAETEKYAHVTFFFSGGQETEFEGEKRILIPSPKVATYDLQPEMSAPEVTEKLVDAIASKEFDLIVCNYANGDMVGHTGKLDAAIKAVEALDTAVDAVTKAALAADAEVLITADHGNVELMVDPKTGGAVTSHTLCPVPLVYVSNDNVNAALKDGALCDIAPTLLKIMGKERPEQMTGRSLLG